A genomic window from Carassius auratus strain Wakin chromosome 45, ASM336829v1, whole genome shotgun sequence includes:
- the LOC113063362 gene encoding putative nuclease HARBI1 — protein sequence MACPFIEEVVDEGAIVLRRAFQRERTFRDRSDPLAFNDSYLYERYRFSRDGIANICRLLSPYIANNTRRNRALTVPQMVCIALRFFASGTFLYTVGDAENISKASVCRSVRTVYLSLKRLLNVFITFPGHKAIRTIKHAFYGIAGFPNVIGALDCTHVRIKCPSGPHEADFVNRKSVHSINVQMISDADCIITNVEAKWPGSVHDSRIFRASSLYQQLARGEFSGVLLGDKGYPCLPYLLTPYQEPQTEAQHHYNIAHARTRGRIEMAFGLIKSRFQCLKHLRVTPPRACDIVVACVVLHDIACLRRERQPRIAEEEDWGNEAVLEENETGRLIRDTYANNYFA from the exons ATGGCATGTCCTTTCATAGAAGAGGTGGTGGATGAGGGAGCTATAGTCTTGCGGAGGGCATTTCAAAGAGAGAGAACTTTCAGAGACAGGTCAGACCCATTGGCTTTTAATGACAGCTACCTGTATGAGCGATATAGGTTCTCAAGAGATGGGATTGCAAATATTTGTAGATTACTAAGCCCATACATTGCAAATAATACACGCCGCAACAGAGCGCTCACAGTCCCACAGATGGTGTGCATTGCACTTCGCTTTTTTGCCAGTGGAACATTTTTGTACACAGTTGGAGATGCAGAGAATATCAGCAAAGCATCAGTTTGCCGCTCTGTACGAACTGTGTACCTTTCTTTAAAAAGACTACTCAATGTGTTCATCACATTCCCTGGCCACAAAGCTATTCGTACCATTAAACATGCCTTTTATGGAATAGCTG GTTTCCCAAATGTTATCGGTGCATTGGACTGCACCCATGTGCGTATTAAGTGTCCGTCTGGTCCTCATGAAGCGGACTTTGTGAATAGGAAATCAGTACACAGCATCAATGTACAG atgATTAGTGATGCAGATTGCATCATCACAAATGTAGAGGCCAAATGGCCAGGCTCTGTGCATGACTCCAGAATCTTTAGAGCCTCATCTCTCTACCAGCAACTAGCAAGAG GAGAATTCTCAGGAGTTTTGCTGGGAGACAAGGGATACCCATGCCTGCCTTACCTCTTGACTCCCTATCAGGAGCCCCAGACAGAGGCACAGCACCACTACAACATTGCCCATGCACGCACAAGAGGTCGTATAGAGATGGCATTTGGGCTGATAAAGTCAAGGTTTCAGTGCCTGAAGCACCTCAGAGTGACTCCACCTAGGGCATGTGACATTGTAGTTGCTTGTGTAGTGCTCCATGACATTGCTTGTCTGAGGAGAGAGAGGCAACCAAGGATTGCTGAAGAGGAAGACTGGGGCAATGAGGCAGTATTGGAAGAAAATGAAACCGGCAGACTTATACGAGACacatatgcaaataattattttgcttaa
- the LOC113063363 gene encoding uncharacterized protein LOC113063363 isoform X6 produces the protein MGQSIYCGLPWQQKEKIEQRCSRQRNSVCYWKHMKNLKMSSPKKGNTAAINKAREKGWQEIADRLNASNLSEGKRTWQQVKIKYKNIVQNATKKKTEVAGTGGGPPPASFTPAEELALEINKGRPVLEGIEGGTSSKMISRSIRSEYIKDIMLPGEVMGVEEDEETVSVCSRRPEDADTVLEPSQSGTTCDKNPENIKGVYKRYLLKQMEVIDIDIQYKKLKMRKLELEIQQLQKNASRTTIFKKGKEKKKALFDHFPQHLFVFSPLTG, from the exons ATGGGTCAATCGATTTACTGTGGGCTACCATGGCAACAAAAGGAAAAGATAGAGCAGCGATGTTCACGGCAACGGAACAGCGTTTGCTATTGGAAACATATGAAGAATTTAAAGATGTCATCACCAAAAAAAGGCAATACAGCGGCAATAAATAAAGCAAGAGAGAAAGGTTGGCAGGAAATTGCTGATCGTCTCAATGC CAGCAACTTAAGTGAAGGAAAAAGAACCTGGCAGcaggtgaaaataaaatataaaaatatagttcaGAATG cgACCAAAAAGAAGACTGAGGTTGCTGGCACTGGGGGAGGGCCACCACCAGCCAGCTTCACTCCTGCAGAGGAGCTGGCTTTGGAAATTAATAAAGGGAGGCCCGTCCTTGAGGGAATAGAGGGGGGGACATCATCTAAAATGATATCACGTAGTATAAGGAGTGAGTAtataaaag ACATCATGTTGCCT GGAGAAGTGATGGGAgttgaggaggatgaggagactGTGTCTGTATGTTCAAGGAGGCCTGAG GATGCTGACACTGTTCTAGAGCCCTCTCAGTCTGGGACAACATGTGACAAA AACCCAGAAAACATAAAAGGAGTGTATAAACGCTACCTCCTTAAACAAATGGAAGTGATTGATATCGACATCCAGTATAAAAAACTGAAGATGAGGAAGTTGGAGCTGGAAATTCAACAGCTACAGAAAAATGCAAGTAGAACTaccatttttaaaaaaggaaaagaaaaaaaaaaagccctttttGATCACTTTCCacaacatttatttgtgttttcacCCCTAACAGGCTGA
- the LOC113063363 gene encoding uncharacterized protein LOC113063363 isoform X5 has product MGQSIYCGLPWQQKEKIEQRCSRQRNSVCYWKHMKNLKMSSPKKGNTAAINKAREKGWQEIADRLNASNLSEGKRTWQQVKIKYKNIVQNATKKKTEVAGTGGGPPPASFTPAEELALEINKGRPVLEGIEGGTSSKMISRSIRNSVCCMDPPDIMLPGEVMGVEEDEETVSVCSRRPEDADTVLEPSQSGTTCDKNPENIKGVYKRYLLKQMEVIDIDIQYKKLKMRKLELEIQQLQKNASRTTIFKKGKEKKKALFDHFPQHLFVFSPLTG; this is encoded by the exons ATGGGTCAATCGATTTACTGTGGGCTACCATGGCAACAAAAGGAAAAGATAGAGCAGCGATGTTCACGGCAACGGAACAGCGTTTGCTATTGGAAACATATGAAGAATTTAAAGATGTCATCACCAAAAAAAGGCAATACAGCGGCAATAAATAAAGCAAGAGAGAAAGGTTGGCAGGAAATTGCTGATCGTCTCAATGC CAGCAACTTAAGTGAAGGAAAAAGAACCTGGCAGcaggtgaaaataaaatataaaaatatagttcaGAATG cgACCAAAAAGAAGACTGAGGTTGCTGGCACTGGGGGAGGGCCACCACCAGCCAGCTTCACTCCTGCAGAGGAGCTGGCTTTGGAAATTAATAAAGGGAGGCCCGTCCTTGAGGGAATAGAGGGGGGGACATCATCTAAAATGATATCACGTAGTATAAGGA ATTCTGTATGCTGTATGGATCCACCAGACATCATGTTGCCT GGAGAAGTGATGGGAgttgaggaggatgaggagactGTGTCTGTATGTTCAAGGAGGCCTGAG GATGCTGACACTGTTCTAGAGCCCTCTCAGTCTGGGACAACATGTGACAAA AACCCAGAAAACATAAAAGGAGTGTATAAACGCTACCTCCTTAAACAAATGGAAGTGATTGATATCGACATCCAGTATAAAAAACTGAAGATGAGGAAGTTGGAGCTGGAAATTCAACAGCTACAGAAAAATGCAAGTAGAACTaccatttttaaaaaaggaaaagaaaaaaaaaaagccctttttGATCACTTTCCacaacatttatttgtgttttcacCCCTAACAGGCTGA
- the LOC113063363 gene encoding uncharacterized protein LOC113063363 isoform X4 — protein sequence MGQSIYCGLPWQQKEKIEQRCSRQRNSVCYWKHMKNLKMSSPKKGNTAAINKAREKGWQEIADRLNASNLSEGKRTWQQVKIKYKNIVQNATKKKTEVAGTGGGPPPASFTPAEELALEINKGRPVLEGIEGGTSSKMISRSIRNSVCCMDPPDIMLPWSQGEVMGVEEDEETVSVCSRRPEDADTVLEPSQSGTTCDKNPENIKGVYKRYLLKQMEVIDIDIQYKKLKMRKLELEIQQLQKNASRTTIFKKGKEKKKALFDHFPQHLFVFSPLTG from the exons ATGGGTCAATCGATTTACTGTGGGCTACCATGGCAACAAAAGGAAAAGATAGAGCAGCGATGTTCACGGCAACGGAACAGCGTTTGCTATTGGAAACATATGAAGAATTTAAAGATGTCATCACCAAAAAAAGGCAATACAGCGGCAATAAATAAAGCAAGAGAGAAAGGTTGGCAGGAAATTGCTGATCGTCTCAATGC CAGCAACTTAAGTGAAGGAAAAAGAACCTGGCAGcaggtgaaaataaaatataaaaatatagttcaGAATG cgACCAAAAAGAAGACTGAGGTTGCTGGCACTGGGGGAGGGCCACCACCAGCCAGCTTCACTCCTGCAGAGGAGCTGGCTTTGGAAATTAATAAAGGGAGGCCCGTCCTTGAGGGAATAGAGGGGGGGACATCATCTAAAATGATATCACGTAGTATAAGGA ATTCTGTATGCTGTATGGATCCACCAGACATCATGTTGCCT TGGTCACAGGGAGAAGTGATGGGAgttgaggaggatgaggagactGTGTCTGTATGTTCAAGGAGGCCTGAG GATGCTGACACTGTTCTAGAGCCCTCTCAGTCTGGGACAACATGTGACAAA AACCCAGAAAACATAAAAGGAGTGTATAAACGCTACCTCCTTAAACAAATGGAAGTGATTGATATCGACATCCAGTATAAAAAACTGAAGATGAGGAAGTTGGAGCTGGAAATTCAACAGCTACAGAAAAATGCAAGTAGAACTaccatttttaaaaaaggaaaagaaaaaaaaaaagccctttttGATCACTTTCCacaacatttatttgtgttttcacCCCTAACAGGCTGA
- the LOC113063363 gene encoding uncharacterized protein LOC113063363 isoform X2, which translates to MGQSIYCGLPWQQKEKIEQRCSRQRNSVCYWKHMKNLKMSSPKKGNTAAINKAREKGWQEIADRLNANLSEGKRTWQQVKIKYKNIVQNATKKKTEVAGTGGGPPPASFTPAEELALEINKGRPVLEGIEGGTSSKMISRSIRSEYIKDSVCCMDPPDIMLPWSQGEVMGVEEDEETVSVCSRRPEDADTVLEPSQSGTTCDKNPENIKGVYKRYLLKQMEVIDIDIQYKKLKMRKLELEIQQLQKNASRTTIFKKGKEKKKALFDHFPQHLFVFSPLTG; encoded by the exons ATGGGTCAATCGATTTACTGTGGGCTACCATGGCAACAAAAGGAAAAGATAGAGCAGCGATGTTCACGGCAACGGAACAGCGTTTGCTATTGGAAACATATGAAGAATTTAAAGATGTCATCACCAAAAAAAGGCAATACAGCGGCAATAAATAAAGCAAGAGAGAAAGGTTGGCAGGAAATTGCTGATCGTCTCAATGC CAACTTAAGTGAAGGAAAAAGAACCTGGCAGcaggtgaaaataaaatataaaaatatagttcaGAATG cgACCAAAAAGAAGACTGAGGTTGCTGGCACTGGGGGAGGGCCACCACCAGCCAGCTTCACTCCTGCAGAGGAGCTGGCTTTGGAAATTAATAAAGGGAGGCCCGTCCTTGAGGGAATAGAGGGGGGGACATCATCTAAAATGATATCACGTAGTATAAGGAGTGAGTAtataaaag ATTCTGTATGCTGTATGGATCCACCAGACATCATGTTGCCT TGGTCACAGGGAGAAGTGATGGGAgttgaggaggatgaggagactGTGTCTGTATGTTCAAGGAGGCCTGAG GATGCTGACACTGTTCTAGAGCCCTCTCAGTCTGGGACAACATGTGACAAA AACCCAGAAAACATAAAAGGAGTGTATAAACGCTACCTCCTTAAACAAATGGAAGTGATTGATATCGACATCCAGTATAAAAAACTGAAGATGAGGAAGTTGGAGCTGGAAATTCAACAGCTACAGAAAAATGCAAGTAGAACTaccatttttaaaaaaggaaaagaaaaaaaaaaagccctttttGATCACTTTCCacaacatttatttgtgttttcacCCCTAACAGGCTGA
- the LOC113063363 gene encoding uncharacterized protein LOC113063363 isoform X3, which yields MGQSIYCGLPWQQKEKIEQRCSRQRNSVCYWKHMKNLKMSSPKKGNTAAINKAREKGWQEIADRLNASNLSEGKRTWQQVKIKYKNIVQNATKKKTEVAGTGGGPPPASFTPAEELALEINKGRPVLEGIEGGTSSKMISRSIRSEYIKDSVCCMDPPDIMLPGEVMGVEEDEETVSVCSRRPEDADTVLEPSQSGTTCDKNPENIKGVYKRYLLKQMEVIDIDIQYKKLKMRKLELEIQQLQKNASRTTIFKKGKEKKKALFDHFPQHLFVFSPLTG from the exons ATGGGTCAATCGATTTACTGTGGGCTACCATGGCAACAAAAGGAAAAGATAGAGCAGCGATGTTCACGGCAACGGAACAGCGTTTGCTATTGGAAACATATGAAGAATTTAAAGATGTCATCACCAAAAAAAGGCAATACAGCGGCAATAAATAAAGCAAGAGAGAAAGGTTGGCAGGAAATTGCTGATCGTCTCAATGC CAGCAACTTAAGTGAAGGAAAAAGAACCTGGCAGcaggtgaaaataaaatataaaaatatagttcaGAATG cgACCAAAAAGAAGACTGAGGTTGCTGGCACTGGGGGAGGGCCACCACCAGCCAGCTTCACTCCTGCAGAGGAGCTGGCTTTGGAAATTAATAAAGGGAGGCCCGTCCTTGAGGGAATAGAGGGGGGGACATCATCTAAAATGATATCACGTAGTATAAGGAGTGAGTAtataaaag ATTCTGTATGCTGTATGGATCCACCAGACATCATGTTGCCT GGAGAAGTGATGGGAgttgaggaggatgaggagactGTGTCTGTATGTTCAAGGAGGCCTGAG GATGCTGACACTGTTCTAGAGCCCTCTCAGTCTGGGACAACATGTGACAAA AACCCAGAAAACATAAAAGGAGTGTATAAACGCTACCTCCTTAAACAAATGGAAGTGATTGATATCGACATCCAGTATAAAAAACTGAAGATGAGGAAGTTGGAGCTGGAAATTCAACAGCTACAGAAAAATGCAAGTAGAACTaccatttttaaaaaaggaaaagaaaaaaaaaaagccctttttGATCACTTTCCacaacatttatttgtgttttcacCCCTAACAGGCTGA
- the LOC113063363 gene encoding uncharacterized protein LOC113063363 isoform X1, with the protein MGQSIYCGLPWQQKEKIEQRCSRQRNSVCYWKHMKNLKMSSPKKGNTAAINKAREKGWQEIADRLNASNLSEGKRTWQQVKIKYKNIVQNATKKKTEVAGTGGGPPPASFTPAEELALEINKGRPVLEGIEGGTSSKMISRSIRSEYIKDSVCCMDPPDIMLPWSQGEVMGVEEDEETVSVCSRRPEDADTVLEPSQSGTTCDKNPENIKGVYKRYLLKQMEVIDIDIQYKKLKMRKLELEIQQLQKNASRTTIFKKGKEKKKALFDHFPQHLFVFSPLTG; encoded by the exons ATGGGTCAATCGATTTACTGTGGGCTACCATGGCAACAAAAGGAAAAGATAGAGCAGCGATGTTCACGGCAACGGAACAGCGTTTGCTATTGGAAACATATGAAGAATTTAAAGATGTCATCACCAAAAAAAGGCAATACAGCGGCAATAAATAAAGCAAGAGAGAAAGGTTGGCAGGAAATTGCTGATCGTCTCAATGC CAGCAACTTAAGTGAAGGAAAAAGAACCTGGCAGcaggtgaaaataaaatataaaaatatagttcaGAATG cgACCAAAAAGAAGACTGAGGTTGCTGGCACTGGGGGAGGGCCACCACCAGCCAGCTTCACTCCTGCAGAGGAGCTGGCTTTGGAAATTAATAAAGGGAGGCCCGTCCTTGAGGGAATAGAGGGGGGGACATCATCTAAAATGATATCACGTAGTATAAGGAGTGAGTAtataaaag ATTCTGTATGCTGTATGGATCCACCAGACATCATGTTGCCT TGGTCACAGGGAGAAGTGATGGGAgttgaggaggatgaggagactGTGTCTGTATGTTCAAGGAGGCCTGAG GATGCTGACACTGTTCTAGAGCCCTCTCAGTCTGGGACAACATGTGACAAA AACCCAGAAAACATAAAAGGAGTGTATAAACGCTACCTCCTTAAACAAATGGAAGTGATTGATATCGACATCCAGTATAAAAAACTGAAGATGAGGAAGTTGGAGCTGGAAATTCAACAGCTACAGAAAAATGCAAGTAGAACTaccatttttaaaaaaggaaaagaaaaaaaaaaagccctttttGATCACTTTCCacaacatttatttgtgttttcacCCCTAACAGGCTGA